TTTCGCGCGCCGGCTTTAAGGCATGTGATTCCTAAACTTCCGGGGCCGCATGTGCAATCAAGAACAGAAGGATTATTATAATCTTTCAAAGCTTTTTCAAGTATTTCTATTTTCGGAGAGTGTACCTGCGGAAACTCTATGTGGATTTCATGCTGATATTTGTAAATCCCTAAAGCACCGTAAGGAGTCTGTATAATATCACATCTTAAATCGCATCCGGCAAGAAGTTCATATATATGGGGGCTGGAATCGGAGTCTTTTATGCCCACAGTTTTTCTTGCATCTCCCTTTAAAACTCCTTTAACTTCCGGAACTTCCTTTATAACTCTCTCAGCACATTCTTTATTCATTTCACTGGATAATATTACTAAAGAATTCTCAGGCAAAAAGGGTACATAATCAGTTAGATAGCCAGGAGTTATAAGAGGAACACATGCATTCCTTAAATTAGCTTTTTTATCTTTTATTCCTTCATCTATCATTACTTTTAGCACGTGAGCCATTACAATATCAAGCTGCCTTTTGCCGCATTTACAATTTCCAAAACGGTTATCTATTTCGTCCAGGTTAATCTGTTCTGCCAGAGGAGAGAATTTTCTTATTTTTTCTGTTTTGCAATCCCTGCATGGTTTGTAGAATAACTCAATGTCTTTCAGTACTTCCGAAACAGGTTTTATACATTTATCTCCGCACCTGCACTTTATTTCCATATATTTAATTGTGGATATTTTGTATAAGTACTATGTCATTTCTTATTATTCCTTATTATTCCTGAACTGGTTCAGATTCATTTAGAAGGCTAATGATTTCTTTGGCAGAGCGGAGAGTAATTTTTATCTCACTTATTCTTCAGGAATCTCCTTGACTTTTGCTCCAAGGTTTCGCATATCTTTAAAGAAATCAGGATAGGATATCGATACAGACTCAG
This window of the Methanosarcina mazei S-6 genome carries:
- a CDS encoding 50S ribosomal protein L11 methyltransferase, whose amino-acid sequence is MEIKCRCGDKCIKPVSEVLKDIELFYKPCRDCKTEKIRKFSPLAEQINLDEIDNRFGNCKCGKRQLDIVMAHVLKVMIDEGIKDKKANLRNACVPLITPGYLTDYVPFLPENSLVILSSEMNKECAERVIKEVPEVKGVLKGDARKTVGIKDSDSSPHIYELLAGCDLRCDIIQTPYGALGIYKYQHEIHIEFPQVHSPKIEILEKALKDYNNPSVLDCTCGPGSLGITCLKAGARKVVFNDIWHPAIETTLINLEANGFPVKFSGSEKELIASGNNFEVYSTDIRELVNYLDEKYDICIVDTFPGVDTAKFIEAAGKLGKNVVVI